A genomic window from Flavobacterium azooxidireducens includes:
- a CDS encoding OmpW/AlkL family protein — MKKIVFALFAMSLLMTTVSQAQEEKSSDFKKWQVRLRGIGVMPNESAKIGIIGGDVSISNAIVPELDFTYFFTKNFAAELILGTTKHDVHTVGSDISAIGGPTSFDVDLGSVMLLPPTLTAQYHFFPLKEKKFKPYVGAGINYTLFYNVKEGDVVKDIEYDNAIGFAAQIGFDVMFDDTFFVNFDVKRLFLKTDVTVDATNLAAGLVIPAEVEINPWIVGIGFGMKF, encoded by the coding sequence ATGAAAAAAATAGTTTTTGCATTATTTGCAATGTCATTACTAATGACTACGGTTTCACAAGCTCAAGAAGAAAAAAGTAGTGATTTTAAAAAATGGCAAGTAAGGTTAAGAGGTATTGGTGTTATGCCAAATGAGAGTGCCAAAATTGGTATTATCGGTGGAGACGTATCTATTTCTAACGCTATTGTTCCGGAATTAGATTTTACTTATTTCTTTACAAAAAACTTTGCAGCCGAATTAATTTTAGGTACAACAAAACATGACGTTCACACAGTTGGCTCAGATATTTCAGCTATTGGCGGGCCAACAAGTTTTGATGTAGATTTAGGAAGTGTAATGCTTTTGCCCCCTACTTTAACTGCTCAGTATCACTTTTTTCCCTTAAAAGAGAAAAAATTTAAACCGTATGTGGGAGCCGGTATCAATTATACCTTGTTTTATAATGTAAAAGAAGGTGATGTTGTCAAAGATATTGAATATGATAATGCAATTGGTTTTGCGGCTCAAATTGGTTTTGATGTTATGTTTGACGATACATTTTTTGTAAACTTTGACGTAAAACGGTTATTCTTAAAAACAGATGTTACCGTTGATGCTACAAATTTAGCAGCGGGACTTGTTATTCCTGCAGAAGTAGAAATTAATCCTTGGATTGTTGGAATAGGTTTCGGGATGAAATTCTAA